The Corallococcus soli genome contains a region encoding:
- a CDS encoding pyridoxal phosphate-dependent aminotransferase encodes MTVTYDPGVHIAGDGWLALHRNENLFAEPALLDDMARSALSKVTLSAYPHPTSLPLREKLAEVHGVDAANVFVGNGSDEVLSELLRLLRPSYDTLWMQDVGYVIHGVLADRLGYRPQTLPGSTFATGRVTAPDGPCLSVVDSPNAVTGHAVSGDDLAALAHTPGAFLVWDNAYGEISGDTLPREVRPNVVTVRSFSKFYALAGARVGYCIGDRALVARMLQRKDAFNVGAFSQAVALEALTRREHFLQLAGELRAARARLVTALEALGFEVRPPRGSFVFAKHATRDAAALHQGLEARRIAVRHFQKDGVRDYLRITVPPAAGMQRLLEALQALLSEASGNGS; translated from the coding sequence ATGACCGTGACCTATGACCCCGGTGTGCACATCGCGGGCGATGGCTGGCTCGCGCTGCACCGCAACGAGAACCTCTTCGCGGAGCCGGCGCTGCTCGACGACATGGCCCGGAGCGCCCTGTCGAAGGTGACGCTCTCCGCGTACCCGCACCCGACCTCCCTGCCGCTGCGGGAGAAGCTGGCGGAGGTCCACGGCGTCGACGCGGCGAACGTCTTCGTGGGCAACGGCTCCGACGAGGTGCTCTCCGAGCTGCTGCGCCTCCTGCGGCCGTCCTACGACACCCTCTGGATGCAGGACGTGGGCTACGTCATCCACGGCGTGCTCGCGGACCGGCTGGGCTACCGCCCCCAGACGCTGCCCGGGAGCACCTTCGCCACGGGCCGCGTGACGGCTCCCGACGGGCCCTGTCTGTCCGTGGTGGACTCCCCCAACGCCGTCACCGGCCACGCCGTCTCCGGAGACGACCTAGCCGCCCTGGCCCACACACCCGGCGCGTTCCTCGTCTGGGACAACGCCTACGGAGAGATTTCCGGCGACACGCTGCCCAGGGAGGTGCGCCCCAACGTCGTCACCGTGCGCAGCTTCTCCAAGTTCTACGCGCTCGCCGGGGCGCGGGTGGGCTACTGCATCGGCGACCGCGCGCTGGTGGCGCGGATGCTCCAGCGCAAGGACGCCTTCAACGTGGGCGCCTTCTCCCAGGCCGTCGCGCTGGAGGCGCTCACGCGCCGGGAGCACTTCCTCCAACTCGCCGGGGAGCTGCGCGCCGCCCGCGCCCGGCTGGTCACCGCGCTGGAGGCCCTGGGCTTCGAGGTGCGACCGCCCCGGGGGAGCTTCGTCTTCGCGAAGCACGCGACCCGCGACGCCGCCGCGCTGCACCAGGGCCTGGAGGCCCGGCGCATCGCCGTGCGCCACTTCCAGAAGGACGGCGTGCGGGACTACCTGCGCATCACCGTGCCGCCCGCCGCGGGCATGCAGCGCCTGCTCGAAGCGCTTCAGGCCCTGCTGTCGGAGGCCAGCGGGAACGGGAGCTGA
- a CDS encoding aspartyl/asparaginyl beta-hydroxylase domain-containing protein produces the protein MARVTTKLPLTYEPAKLLQALEQISRFQIREEPTYSDPPIHARWGGASLHSIGGRWNDASPGEPALVGFQETELTQVAPYFKQVLDSLPCPKHSVRISVIWPNGRINPHSDWFLGFDKGLIRLHIPITTNPGVEFVVGDEPCRWQPGELWYGDFSLTHHVANQGPVPRVHLIADVCLNDFIVGLFPPEFVARQPGVAKHQEAITLPRSELGTYACRFTVSGSLGDTPLAENLPLEWGLKRDFDGEVRVAGDRLVMAINGQDLIGLEPLGQDAFRMFGVPPAILLVLQREQGRVVSVSLKTPLGQLPFPLASDSRA, from the coding sequence ATGGCCCGGGTCACGACGAAACTGCCCCTCACCTATGAGCCCGCGAAGCTGCTTCAGGCCCTGGAGCAGATCTCCCGGTTCCAGATTCGCGAGGAGCCCACCTACAGCGACCCGCCCATCCACGCGCGCTGGGGCGGCGCGAGCCTGCATTCCATTGGCGGCCGGTGGAACGACGCCTCCCCCGGGGAGCCCGCGCTGGTGGGCTTCCAGGAGACCGAGCTCACGCAGGTCGCTCCGTACTTCAAGCAGGTGCTGGATTCGCTGCCGTGTCCCAAGCACAGCGTGCGCATCTCCGTCATCTGGCCGAACGGCCGCATCAATCCGCACAGCGACTGGTTCCTGGGCTTCGACAAGGGACTCATCCGCCTGCACATCCCCATCACCACGAACCCCGGGGTGGAGTTCGTCGTGGGGGACGAGCCGTGCCGCTGGCAGCCCGGCGAACTCTGGTACGGCGACTTCAGCCTCACCCACCACGTCGCCAACCAGGGGCCGGTGCCGCGCGTCCACCTCATCGCGGACGTGTGTCTCAATGACTTCATCGTGGGGCTGTTCCCGCCGGAGTTCGTCGCGCGGCAGCCCGGCGTGGCGAAGCACCAGGAGGCCATCACGCTGCCCCGCTCGGAGCTGGGGACGTACGCCTGCCGCTTCACCGTCTCCGGGTCGCTGGGGGACACGCCCCTGGCGGAGAACCTGCCGCTGGAGTGGGGCCTGAAGCGCGACTTCGACGGCGAGGTCCGCGTCGCCGGGGACCGGCTGGTGATGGCCATCAACGGCCAGGACCTCATCGGGCTGGAGCCGCTGGGGCAGGACGCGTTCCGGATGTTCGGCGTGCCCCCGGCCATCCTGCTGGTGCTCCAGCGTGAGCAGGGACGCGTCGTGTCCGTGTCCCTGAAGACGCCGCTGGGTCAGCTCCCGTTCCCGCTGGCCTCCGACAGCAGGGCCTGA
- a CDS encoding PhpK family radical SAM P-methyltransferase, which produces MSESTRLDCVVVGYNETPFVEYEATLRRYGEDSEAYRDLKFSFVDLGDARLNYADLLNRVYREALEPGTPHREFLSGDMPSLAAVYLTSFLRRRGLQSRYINLFQYEKEPLAELLAANPRAIALTTTLYVLNEPVIEMVKFIRQHNPDVRIIVGGPLIANHFRRYQGHELATVLDDLGADLYVVEGQGELTLARILETLRDGGDLSQVPNLAYVDAKGPVRAGRYRINPREEENNPLDENLIDWNGLSDATLGPTLQTRTARSCAYSCSFCAYPMRAGSLTLASLDAVGRELDAMAAQGARNVVFIDDTFNVPLKRFKELCRLMIERQYGFNWFSYFRCSNADEESVELAARSGCRGVFLGIESGSPTILTNMNKAASVEKYTNGMRWLKSHGILTFASFIVGFPGETDATVQETLDFIQTTRPDYYRAQLWYCEPGTPIEGKREQYGITGQGFSWRHATMESLEAMDHIDRMFLTVQDSTWLPQWSFDFWIIPYMMGRGMSLEQFNALMRLAHRLLALEVAYVPPEEKRSLQQGYLRQMRDHVRQWGAPALAAR; this is translated from the coding sequence ATGTCGGAGTCCACGCGTCTCGACTGCGTCGTCGTTGGTTACAACGAGACCCCTTTCGTCGAGTACGAAGCCACCCTGCGTCGCTACGGCGAGGACTCGGAGGCCTACCGGGACCTCAAGTTCAGCTTCGTGGACCTGGGCGACGCCAGGCTCAACTACGCGGACCTCCTCAATCGCGTGTATCGCGAAGCCCTGGAGCCCGGGACGCCGCACCGCGAATTCCTCTCCGGCGACATGCCCAGCCTCGCGGCCGTCTACCTCACCAGCTTCCTGCGACGCCGGGGCCTCCAGTCTCGTTACATCAATCTTTTCCAGTATGAGAAGGAGCCCCTGGCGGAGCTCCTGGCGGCCAACCCGCGCGCCATCGCCCTCACCACCACGCTCTATGTGTTGAACGAGCCGGTGATTGAGATGGTCAAGTTCATCCGCCAGCACAACCCGGACGTGCGGATCATCGTGGGCGGTCCGCTCATCGCCAATCACTTCCGGCGCTACCAGGGCCATGAGCTGGCCACGGTGCTGGACGACCTGGGCGCGGACCTCTACGTGGTGGAAGGCCAGGGTGAGCTGACCCTGGCGCGCATCCTGGAGACGCTGCGCGACGGCGGGGACCTGTCACAGGTGCCCAACCTGGCGTACGTGGATGCGAAGGGCCCGGTGCGCGCGGGGCGCTATCGCATCAACCCCCGCGAGGAGGAGAACAACCCGCTCGATGAGAACCTCATCGACTGGAATGGCCTGTCGGACGCGACGCTGGGGCCCACGCTCCAGACGCGCACGGCGCGCAGCTGCGCCTACAGTTGTTCGTTCTGCGCCTACCCCATGCGCGCGGGCAGCCTGACATTGGCGAGCCTGGACGCGGTGGGGCGGGAGCTGGACGCGATGGCCGCGCAGGGCGCGCGCAACGTCGTCTTCATCGACGACACCTTCAACGTGCCGCTCAAGCGCTTCAAGGAGCTGTGCCGGCTGATGATTGAACGCCAGTACGGCTTCAACTGGTTCTCCTACTTCCGGTGCAGCAACGCGGACGAGGAGTCGGTGGAGCTGGCGGCGCGCAGCGGCTGCCGGGGCGTGTTCCTGGGCATCGAGTCGGGTTCGCCCACCATCCTGACGAACATGAACAAGGCCGCCAGCGTGGAGAAGTACACGAACGGCATGAGGTGGCTGAAGTCCCACGGAATCCTGACGTTCGCGTCGTTCATCGTCGGCTTCCCGGGGGAGACGGACGCGACCGTGCAGGAGACCCTGGACTTCATCCAGACGACCCGGCCGGACTACTACCGGGCGCAGCTCTGGTACTGCGAGCCGGGCACGCCCATTGAAGGCAAGCGGGAGCAGTACGGCATCACCGGCCAGGGCTTCAGCTGGCGCCACGCCACCATGGAGAGCCTGGAGGCGATGGACCACATCGACCGGATGTTCCTCACCGTCCAGGACTCCACCTGGCTGCCCCAGTGGTCGTTCGACTTCTGGATCATCCCCTACATGATGGGCCGGGGCATGAGCCTGGAGCAGTTCAACGCGCTGATGCGGCTGGCCCACCGGCTCCTCGCGCTGGAGGTGGCCTACGTGCCACCGGAGGAGAAGCGCTCGCTCCAGCAGGGCTACCTGCGCCAGATGCGGGACCACGTGCGCCAGTGGGGCGCCCCCGCCCTGGCCGCGCGCTAG